A window of Pseudomonas mucidolens contains these coding sequences:
- the cysE gene encoding serine O-acetyltransferase produces MFERLREDIQSVFHRDPAARNAFEVLTCYPGMHAIWIHRLSGALWGMGWKWLARLVSNFGRWLTGIEIHPGAKVGRRFFIDHGMGIVIGETAEIGDDVTLYQGVTLGGTSWNKGKRHPTLGDGVVVGAGAKVLGPFTVGAGAKIGSNAVVTKAVPPGATVVGIPGRIIVKPEVGDEQEAKRKAMAEKIGFDAYGVGEDMPDPVARAIGQLLDHLQAVDGKLDGMCGALKELGSTYCAKDLPELREEDFAEIKDETTTKVS; encoded by the coding sequence ATGTTCGAGCGTTTGCGAGAAGATATCCAGAGTGTTTTCCATCGTGACCCGGCGGCGCGCAACGCCTTCGAGGTGCTGACCTGCTACCCGGGCATGCATGCGATCTGGATTCATCGTCTGTCGGGAGCCTTGTGGGGCATGGGCTGGAAATGGCTGGCGCGACTGGTGTCGAACTTCGGTCGCTGGCTGACCGGGATCGAGATTCATCCGGGGGCCAAGGTCGGGCGTCGCTTCTTCATCGACCACGGCATGGGCATTGTGATTGGTGAAACGGCTGAAATCGGCGATGACGTGACTCTCTATCAGGGCGTGACCCTGGGTGGCACCAGTTGGAATAAGGGCAAGCGTCACCCGACCCTGGGGGACGGCGTGGTAGTGGGGGCGGGCGCCAAGGTATTGGGCCCGTTCACTGTCGGGGCGGGCGCCAAGATCGGCTCCAATGCGGTGGTCACCAAGGCTGTTCCGCCGGGTGCGACCGTGGTGGGTATCCCGGGGCGGATCATCGTCAAGCCGGAAGTCGGCGACGAGCAGGAAGCCAAGCGCAAGGCGATGGCCGAGAAGATCGGCTTCGATGCCTATGGTGTCGGTGAAGACATGCCCGACCCGGTGGCGCGCGCCATTGGCCAGTTGCTCGATCACCTGCAGGCGGTGGATGGCAAGCTCGACGGAATGTGCGGGGCGCTGAAAGAGCTGGGCAGCACCTACTGCGCTAAAGACCTTCCAGAGCTGCGCGAAGAAGATTTCGCCGAAATCAAGGACGAGACGACCACCAAGGTCAGTTGA
- the trmJ gene encoding tRNA (cytosine(32)/uridine(32)-2'-O)-methyltransferase TrmJ — protein MLQNIRVVLVNTSHPGNIGGVARAMKNMGLTRLVLVEPRLFPHHEADARASGANDILEKAQVVATLEEVLVGCNLVLGTSARDRRIPWPLLDPRECGTKVVEEATDGAEIALVFGREDSGLTNEELQRCHYHVHIPSDPEFSSLNLGAAVQVLSYEVRMAWLAAAGQPSKVEKEEVASTKSGELATMDELERFYEHLEQTLVSIEFLDPEKPRHLMARLRRLYGRSSVSRAEMNILRGILTETQKAARGELLKRKD, from the coding sequence TTGCTGCAGAACATTCGTGTTGTCTTGGTCAATACCAGTCACCCCGGCAATATCGGTGGGGTGGCGCGAGCCATGAAAAACATGGGGCTGACGCGCCTGGTGCTGGTTGAACCGCGCCTGTTTCCGCACCATGAGGCTGATGCTCGTGCATCCGGCGCCAATGACATCCTTGAAAAAGCTCAGGTCGTCGCCACTTTGGAAGAGGTCTTGGTCGGCTGTAATCTGGTGCTCGGCACCAGTGCTCGCGACCGTCGAATTCCTTGGCCGCTGCTTGATCCCCGCGAGTGCGGGACCAAAGTGGTCGAGGAGGCGACCGATGGTGCTGAAATCGCGCTGGTGTTCGGTCGTGAAGATTCCGGCTTGACCAATGAGGAGCTGCAGCGATGTCATTATCACGTGCATATTCCATCAGATCCCGAGTTCAGTTCGTTGAATCTTGGGGCTGCGGTGCAGGTGTTGAGTTATGAGGTGCGTATGGCCTGGCTGGCAGCCGCAGGGCAGCCGAGCAAGGTAGAAAAGGAAGAGGTTGCGTCGACCAAAAGTGGCGAATTGGCCACCATGGACGAGCTGGAGCGGTTCTATGAGCACCTGGAGCAGACCCTGGTGTCCATCGAATTCCTCGATCCTGAAAAACCACGGCATTTGATGGCGCGCCTACGTCGACTGTACGGGCGCAGTTCAGTCAGTCGAGCAGAAATGAACATATTGCGTGGCATCCTCACGGAAACCCAGAAAGCGGCCCGTGGCGAGCTTCTTAAGCGGAAGGATTAA
- the suhB gene encoding inositol-phosphate phosphatase, translating into MQPMLNIALRAARSASELIFRSIERLDTIKVDEKDAKDYVSEVDRAAEQKIIDALRKAYPTHGILGEETGLHKGSGEGEDYLWIIDPLDGTTNFLRGIPHFAVSIACKYRGRLEHAVVLDPVRQEEFTASRGRGAQLNGRRLRVSGRTSLDGALLGTGFPFRDDQMDNLENYLGMFRALVGQTAGIRRAGAASLDLAYVAAGRFDAFWESGLSEWDMAAGALLIQEAGGLVSDFTGGHDFLEKGHVVAGNTKCFKAVLTAIQPHLPASLKR; encoded by the coding sequence ATGCAGCCCATGCTGAATATCGCGCTGCGCGCCGCCCGCAGCGCCAGTGAATTGATCTTCCGCTCCATCGAGCGCCTGGATACCATCAAGGTCGACGAAAAAGACGCCAAGGATTATGTGTCCGAGGTGGATCGCGCCGCCGAACAGAAAATCATCGACGCCCTGCGCAAGGCCTACCCTACTCACGGCATCCTCGGTGAAGAAACCGGCTTGCACAAAGGTAGCGGCGAAGGCGAAGACTACCTGTGGATCATCGACCCACTGGACGGCACCACCAACTTCCTGCGCGGCATCCCGCATTTTGCCGTGAGCATTGCCTGCAAATACCGCGGCCGTCTGGAACACGCCGTTGTACTGGATCCGGTTCGCCAGGAAGAATTCACCGCCAGCCGTGGCCGTGGCGCCCAGTTGAACGGTCGTCGCCTGCGCGTCAGCGGCCGCACCAGCCTGGACGGCGCCCTGCTGGGCACCGGCTTCCCGTTCCGCGATGACCAGATGGACAACCTGGAAAACTACCTGGGTATGTTCCGCGCCCTGGTTGGCCAGACCGCAGGCATCCGTCGCGCTGGCGCCGCCAGCCTCGACCTGGCCTATGTCGCCGCCGGTCGTTTTGATGCGTTCTGGGAGTCAGGCCTGTCGGAATGGGACATGGCGGCAGGCGCACTGCTGATTCAAGAAGCCGGCGGCCTGGTGAGCGACTTCACTGGCGGTCACGATTTCCTGGAAAAGGGTCACGTCGTAGCCGGCAACACCAAATGCTTCAAGGCGGTGCTGACGGCTATTCAGCCGCACCTGCCGGCTTCGCTGAAGCGCTAA
- a CDS encoding glycine zipper 2TM domain-containing protein: MNKSLLVGAVLGAVGVTAGGAVATYSLVKSGPEYAQVLAVQPVKTQIKTPREVCKDVTVTRQRPVQDQHQIAGTVVGALAGGLLGNQIGGGSGKKIATVAGAVGGGYAGNKVQEGMQNRDTYTTTQTRCNTVNDISDKVVGYDVRYNLDGKEGTVRMERDPGGQIPVDKEGRLILGQNQQ; the protein is encoded by the coding sequence GTGAACAAGTCGTTACTGGTTGGTGCGGTATTGGGTGCTGTCGGTGTGACTGCCGGGGGTGCTGTCGCCACCTACAGCCTGGTAAAAAGCGGCCCTGAGTATGCGCAAGTACTGGCAGTGCAGCCGGTCAAGACCCAGATCAAAACACCGCGTGAGGTCTGCAAGGACGTCACCGTGACCCGGCAGCGTCCGGTGCAGGATCAGCATCAAATCGCCGGCACTGTGGTCGGTGCCCTGGCGGGTGGCTTGCTGGGGAATCAGATCGGTGGTGGTAGCGGCAAGAAGATCGCGACCGTGGCTGGCGCCGTGGGTGGTGGTTATGCCGGTAACAAGGTGCAGGAAGGTATGCAGAACCGTGATACCTACACCACCACGCAGACTCGCTGCAACACCGTGAATGACATCAGCGATAAGGTTGTCGGGTATGACGTGCGTTATAACCTGGATGGCAAGGAAGGCACGGTGCGTATGGAACGTGATCCAGGCGGGCAGATTCCGGTGGATAAGGAAGGGCGTCTGATCCTGGGTCAAAACCAGCAATAA
- the secF gene encoding protein translocase subunit SecF: MLRTINFMGVRNVAFGVTVLLTVLALFSWFHKGLNYGLDFTGGTLIELTYEKPADVAQVRNELVKAGYDEAVVQSFGATTDLLVRMPGDDPQLGHQVAEALQKVDDGNRASVKRVEFVGPQVGEELRDQGGLGMLLALGGIMLYLAFRFQWKFGVGAIVSLIHDVIVTVGILAYFQITFDLTVLAAVLAIIGYSLNDTIVVFDRVRENFRVLRKATLIENINISTTQTLLRTMATSISTLLAIGALMIFGGDNLWGFSLALFIGVLAGTYSSIYIANVVLIWLDLSSEDLIPSVATDKEIDDRP; the protein is encoded by the coding sequence ATGTTACGTACAATCAATTTCATGGGCGTTCGCAACGTTGCGTTCGGCGTCACCGTGCTCCTTACTGTTCTGGCGTTGTTCAGCTGGTTCCATAAGGGCCTGAACTACGGTCTGGACTTCACCGGCGGTACGCTCATCGAGCTGACCTACGAGAAGCCGGCCGACGTTGCCCAGGTGCGCAACGAGCTGGTCAAGGCCGGCTACGACGAAGCCGTGGTACAAAGCTTTGGCGCGACCACCGATCTGCTGGTGCGTATGCCGGGCGACGATCCGCAGTTGGGGCATCAGGTTGCCGAAGCCTTGCAGAAAGTCGACGACGGCAACCGAGCGTCGGTCAAGCGCGTTGAATTCGTAGGCCCGCAAGTGGGTGAAGAGCTGCGAGACCAGGGCGGCCTCGGCATGCTGCTGGCGTTGGGCGGTATCATGCTCTACCTGGCTTTCCGCTTTCAGTGGAAGTTCGGGGTGGGCGCTATCGTCTCGCTGATCCACGACGTGATCGTGACCGTGGGTATCCTGGCGTATTTCCAGATTACCTTCGACCTCACCGTATTGGCGGCGGTACTGGCGATCATTGGTTATTCCCTCAACGACACCATCGTGGTATTCGACCGGGTTCGCGAGAACTTCCGGGTGCTGCGCAAGGCGACGTTGATCGAGAACATCAATATCTCCACGACCCAGACCCTGCTGCGGACCATGGCGACGTCGATCTCGACGCTGTTGGCGATCGGCGCACTGATGATTTTCGGTGGCGACAACCTGTGGGGCTTCTCCCTGGCGCTGTTCATCGGTGTGCTGGCGGGTACTTACTCGTCGATCTACATCGCTAACGTGGTGCTGATCTGGCTGGACCTCAGTAGCGAAGACCTGATTCCTTCGGTCGCGACCGACAAGGAGATTGACGACCGTCCTTGA
- the secD gene encoding protein translocase subunit SecD, whose product MLNKYPLWKYVLILAVLAIGFIYSAPNLYPDDPAIQITGASTALQVTQADLDRTSKALVDAGIQVKAATLAADAKGGLLRLTKQEDQLPAKDVVRKVMGDDYVVALNLAQTTPQWLRSIGAHPMKLGLDLSGGVHFLLEVDMDKALDARLKVYEGDVKSLLRKERLRYRSLPQLNGAIQLGFADEAVREQARALVRKNFNDFDIVPADLNGQPVLRLAMTPAKLAEIREYSIKQNLTTVRNRVNELGVAEPLVQRQGANRIVVELPGVQDTAEAKRILGKTANLEFRLAAEPGASRATSETFEFREGNRPPAQIERGLIITGDQVTDAKAGFGEQGTPEVNIRLDGHGGELMSRATRSNVGRSMAVIFIEQRPVTTYTKQMVDGVEKDVPVQTFKEEKKIISLATIQSPLGAQFRITGLNGQGESSELALLLRAGGLAAPMYFAEERTIGPSLGADNITKGIDASLWGMLFVSLFIIAIYRFFGLIATVALSVNMVLLLALMSLLGATLTLPGIAGIVLTMGMAVDANVLIFSRIREEIAAGMSVQRAINEGFGRAFTAILDSNLTTLLVGGILFAMGTGPVKGFAVTMSLGIFTSMFTAIMVTRSMVNLIFGGRDFKKLWI is encoded by the coding sequence ATGCTGAACAAATACCCTCTGTGGAAATACGTACTGATCCTGGCGGTGCTGGCGATCGGTTTTATTTATTCCGCTCCCAATCTCTATCCTGATGACCCGGCGATCCAGATCACTGGCGCCAGCACTGCGCTGCAGGTCACCCAGGCTGATCTGGACCGCACCAGCAAAGCGCTGGTCGATGCGGGAATCCAGGTCAAGGCGGCAACCTTGGCGGCTGATGCGAAAGGCGGCTTGTTGCGCCTGACCAAGCAAGAAGACCAATTGCCGGCCAAAGATGTCGTGCGCAAGGTGATGGGGGATGACTATGTCGTCGCGCTGAACCTGGCACAGACTACTCCGCAATGGCTGCGCAGCATTGGCGCGCATCCGATGAAGCTGGGCCTGGACTTGTCCGGTGGTGTGCACTTCCTGCTGGAAGTGGACATGGACAAAGCCCTCGACGCACGCCTTAAGGTCTACGAAGGTGACGTGAAGAGCCTGCTGCGTAAAGAGCGCCTGCGTTATCGCAGCCTGCCGCAGCTCAACGGTGCCATCCAGCTGGGCTTTGCCGACGAAGCCGTCCGTGAACAAGCCCGTGCGCTGGTTCGCAAGAACTTCAATGATTTCGACATTGTTCCCGCCGACCTCAATGGTCAGCCGGTGCTGCGTCTGGCGATGACCCCGGCCAAGCTGGCGGAAATCCGTGAGTACTCCATCAAGCAGAACTTGACCACGGTACGTAACCGCGTCAACGAGCTGGGTGTGGCCGAGCCTTTGGTTCAGCGTCAGGGTGCCAATCGCATCGTGGTCGAGTTGCCAGGCGTGCAGGACACCGCGGAAGCCAAGCGGATCCTCGGCAAGACGGCCAACCTTGAGTTCCGTCTCGCGGCTGAGCCGGGTGCTTCCCGGGCGACGTCCGAGACATTCGAGTTCCGCGAAGGCAATCGCCCGCCTGCCCAGATCGAGCGTGGCCTGATCATCACGGGCGATCAGGTGACTGACGCCAAGGCTGGTTTCGGCGAGCAAGGCACGCCGGAAGTGAACATTCGTCTGGATGGCCACGGTGGCGAACTGATGAGCCGCGCGACGCGCAGCAACGTCGGTCGCAGCATGGCGGTGATCTTCATCGAGCAGCGTCCGGTCACCACCTACACCAAGCAAATGGTCGACGGCGTCGAGAAAGACGTGCCGGTACAGACCTTCAAGGAAGAGAAGAAGATCATCAGCCTGGCGACCATTCAGTCGCCGCTGGGGGCTCAGTTCCGGATCACCGGCCTGAATGGCCAGGGTGAATCGTCGGAGCTGGCACTGCTGCTGCGTGCCGGTGGCCTGGCGGCGCCGATGTACTTCGCCGAAGAACGCACGATCGGTCCGAGCCTGGGTGCTGACAACATCACCAAGGGTATCGATGCGTCCCTGTGGGGCATGCTGTTCGTGTCGTTGTTCATCATCGCCATCTACCGCTTCTTTGGCCTGATCGCGACCGTTGCGCTGTCGGTGAACATGGTGCTGTTGTTGGCCCTGATGTCGCTGCTGGGGGCTACACTGACCCTGCCAGGTATCGCCGGTATCGTGCTCACCATGGGTATGGCGGTGGACGCCAACGTGCTGATCTTCTCGCGGATTCGCGAAGAGATTGCAGCGGGCATGAGCGTGCAGCGCGCAATCAACGAAGGCTTTGGCCGGGCATTTACCGCAATTCTCGACTCCAACCTGACCACATTGCTGGTCGGCGGGATTCTCTTTGCCATGGGCACCGGCCCGGTCAAAGGTTTTGCGGTGACCATGTCCCTGGGTATCTTTACCTCGATGTTCACGGCCATCATGGTGACCCGTTCAATGGTCAACCTGATCTTTGGCGGACGTGACTTCAAGAAGTTGTGGATTTAA
- the yajC gene encoding preprotein translocase subunit YajC encodes MSFFISNAMADAAAPAAGPMGGGFEWIFLVGFLVIFYLMIWRPQAKRAKEQKNLLGSLQKGDEVVTTGGIAGKITKVSDAFVVLEVSDTVEMKFQKGAIAATLPKGTLKAI; translated from the coding sequence ATGAGCTTTTTTATCTCTAACGCTATGGCTGACGCCGCTGCACCAGCCGCTGGCCCTATGGGTGGTGGTTTCGAGTGGATTTTCCTGGTCGGCTTCCTGGTCATCTTCTACCTGATGATCTGGCGTCCACAGGCCAAGCGCGCCAAAGAGCAGAAGAACCTGCTGGGCAGCCTGCAAAAAGGCGATGAAGTGGTCACCACCGGCGGTATCGCTGGCAAGATCACCAAGGTTTCCGATGCTTTCGTGGTTCTGGAAGTTTCCGACACCGTTGAAATGAAGTTCCAGAAAGGCGCCATCGCCGCCACGCTGCCAAAAGGCACGCTCAAAGCGATCTAA
- the tgt gene encoding tRNA guanosine(34) transglycosylase Tgt: MSFELLATDGKARRGRLTFPRGTVETPAFMPVGTYGTVKGMLPRDIVATGAEMILGNTFHLWLRPGTEVIKKHGDLHDFMKWQGPILTDSGGFQVFSLGAMRKIKEEGVTFASPVDGSKVFMGPEESMQVQRDLGSDIVMIFDECTPYPADEEVARVSMELSLRWAQRSKNAHGDNTAALFGIVQGGMHENLRKRSLEGLDKIGFDGLAIGGLSVGEPKHEMIKVLDYLPGLMPADKPRYLMGVGKPEDLVEGVRRGVDMFDCVMPTRNARNGHLFIDTGVLKIRNAFHRHDDSPLDPTCDCYTCQNFSRAYLHHLDKCGEMLGSMLNTIHNLRHYQVLMAGLREAIQQGTLAAFVDAFYAKRGLPVPPLD; encoded by the coding sequence ATGTCGTTTGAACTGCTGGCCACCGACGGCAAGGCCCGTCGCGGTCGCCTGACCTTCCCGCGTGGCACCGTCGAAACCCCGGCGTTCATGCCGGTCGGCACTTACGGCACGGTCAAAGGCATGCTGCCCCGGGACATCGTCGCCACCGGCGCCGAGATGATCCTGGGCAACACCTTTCACCTGTGGCTGCGCCCGGGTACTGAGGTGATCAAAAAGCACGGCGACCTGCATGACTTCATGAAGTGGCAAGGCCCGATCCTCACCGATTCCGGTGGTTTCCAGGTGTTCAGCCTGGGCGCCATGCGCAAGATCAAAGAGGAGGGCGTGACCTTCGCCTCGCCGGTGGATGGCTCCAAAGTGTTCATGGGGCCGGAAGAGTCGATGCAGGTCCAGCGTGACCTGGGTTCCGACATCGTGATGATCTTTGACGAATGCACGCCGTACCCGGCCGATGAAGAAGTGGCGCGGGTCTCGATGGAATTGTCGCTGCGCTGGGCCCAGCGTTCGAAGAATGCCCATGGTGACAACACCGCGGCGTTGTTCGGCATTGTGCAGGGCGGCATGCATGAAAACTTGCGCAAACGCTCCCTGGAAGGCCTCGACAAGATCGGCTTTGACGGCCTGGCCATCGGCGGCTTGTCGGTGGGCGAACCCAAGCACGAGATGATCAAGGTGCTGGATTACCTGCCGGGCCTGATGCCGGCTGACAAACCTCGTTACCTTATGGGCGTTGGCAAACCGGAAGATCTCGTAGAGGGTGTGCGCCGCGGTGTGGACATGTTCGATTGCGTGATGCCAACCCGTAATGCCCGCAATGGGCATCTGTTCATCGATACAGGCGTGCTGAAGATCCGTAACGCGTTCCATCGCCATGATGATTCGCCGCTGGATCCCACCTGTGATTGCTATACCTGCCAGAACTTCTCCCGTGCTTATCTGCACCATCTGGACAAGTGTGGGGAAATGCTGGGTAGCATGTTGAATACCATCCACAATTTGCGTCACTACCAAGTCCTGATGGCTGGTTTGCGCGAGGCTATTCAACAGGGTACATTGGCCGCCTTCGTCGATGCCTTCTATGCCAAGCGCGGGCTGCCCGTGCCGCCCTTGGACTGA
- the queA gene encoding tRNA preQ1(34) S-adenosylmethionine ribosyltransferase-isomerase QueA — translation MRVADFTFELPDSLIARHPLAERRASRLLTLDGVSGALAHRQFTDLLEHLRPGDLMVFNNTRVIPARLFGQKASGGKLEILVERVLDSHRVLAHVRSSKSPKPGSSILIEGGGEAQMVARHDALFELKFAEEVLPLLERVGHMPLPPYIDRPDEDADRERYQTVYSERLGAVAAPTAGLHFDQPLLESIAAKGVETAYVTLHVGAGTFQPVRVDNIEDHHMHSEWLEVSQQVVDAVNACRARGGRVVAVGTTSVRSLESAARDGVLKPFSGDTDIFIYPGRPFHVVDALVTNFHLPESTLLMLVSAFAGYPQTMAAYQAAIDNGYRFFSYGDAMFITRNPAPTAPKEPGPEEQV, via the coding sequence ATGCGCGTTGCTGACTTTACTTTTGAACTGCCTGATTCGCTGATCGCTCGCCACCCTTTGGCCGAGCGTCGCGCCAGTCGACTGTTGACCCTGGACGGGGTCAGCGGTGCCCTTGCACACCGTCAATTCACTGATTTGCTTGAGCATTTGCGCCCAGGCGATTTGATGGTCTTCAACAATACCCGGGTGATTCCGGCGCGGCTGTTTGGCCAGAAAGCGTCCGGCGGCAAGCTGGAAATTCTGGTCGAGCGGGTGCTCGACAGCCATCGTGTGCTGGCCCATGTGCGCTCCAGCAAATCGCCGAAGCCGGGCTCTTCGATCTTGATCGAGGGCGGTGGCGAGGCGCAGATGGTGGCGCGCCATGATGCGTTGTTCGAACTCAAGTTCGCCGAAGAAGTATTGCCGCTGCTAGAGCGGGTCGGGCATATGCCGCTGCCTCCTTATATAGACCGCCCCGACGAAGACGCGGACCGCGAGCGTTACCAGACGGTGTATTCCGAGCGACTGGGTGCGGTAGCGGCACCGACGGCGGGGCTGCATTTCGATCAGCCATTGCTGGAGTCGATTGCCGCCAAGGGCGTCGAGACGGCTTATGTGACGCTGCACGTGGGGGCCGGGACGTTTCAGCCGGTGCGTGTGGATAACATTGAAGACCACCACATGCACAGCGAATGGCTGGAGGTCAGCCAGCAGGTGGTGGACGCGGTCAATGCGTGCAGGGCGCGCGGCGGGCGAGTGGTGGCGGTCGGCACCACCAGCGTGCGTTCCCTGGAAAGTGCGGCGCGCGACGGTGTGCTCAAGCCGTTCAGTGGCGACACCGATATCTTTATCTACCCGGGCCGGCCGTTTCATGTGGTCGATGCCCTGGTGACCAATTTCCATTTGCCGGAGTCCACGCTGTTGATGCTGGTCTCGGCATTTGCCGGTTACCCGCAAACCATGGCTGCTTACCAGGCCGCCATCGATAACGGATACCGTTTTTTCAGTTACGGGGATGCGATGTTTATCACCCGCAATCCGGCGCCGACTGCCCCTAAAGAACCGGGCCCAGAGGAACAAGTATGA
- a CDS encoding AAA family ATPase codes for MSTKNPISRLTIKGFKSIKNLEDLHLGSLNVLLGANGAGKSSFVSYFRMLSEMMDLRLKKWVTQQGSADRIVSFGIKETQKIFSYVHFGLNGYEFELEPTVDGDFVFSNERLFFDGPMYGSEWLTLGSGHQETQLKWAFDSKKYQAPYKNNVVAYCYESISSWKVFHFHDTSETASVKRFGPAHIDDYLRPDASNLAAYLYRLSTETPEIYEQIRKTVQLAIPFFDDFVLRPVLMDTQEELINLRWRQKDSDYTFWPSQLSDGSIRFMCLVTALLQPDPPSTIIIDEPELGLHPYAITLLGSLLRSASTRMQVVVSTQSVPLVNEFSIDDLIIVEREKGATILKRLDEKAFETWLDDYSVGELWEKNILGGRPRK; via the coding sequence ATGAGCACAAAGAACCCCATCAGCCGGCTCACTATCAAGGGCTTCAAGTCCATCAAGAATCTTGAGGACCTGCACCTGGGTAGCTTGAACGTGTTGCTCGGCGCCAATGGTGCAGGCAAGAGCAGTTTCGTTTCTTACTTTCGCATGCTCAGCGAAATGATGGATTTGCGTCTGAAGAAGTGGGTAACCCAGCAAGGCTCGGCGGACCGTATCGTCAGCTTTGGAATAAAAGAAACTCAGAAAATTTTCTCCTACGTTCATTTCGGTCTCAACGGGTACGAGTTCGAGCTGGAACCGACCGTTGACGGAGACTTTGTTTTTTCCAATGAACGGCTTTTTTTCGACGGTCCCATGTACGGATCAGAATGGCTCACCCTCGGCTCAGGGCATCAAGAGACGCAGCTTAAATGGGCATTCGATTCTAAGAAATACCAAGCCCCCTATAAAAATAACGTGGTCGCGTACTGCTACGAGTCAATTTCGAGCTGGAAAGTTTTCCACTTCCATGACACCAGCGAAACCGCCAGTGTCAAACGCTTCGGCCCCGCCCATATCGACGACTACCTGCGCCCTGACGCCTCAAATCTGGCAGCCTACCTCTACCGCTTGTCCACCGAAACGCCAGAGATTTACGAACAAATCCGCAAAACGGTCCAGCTGGCAATTCCATTCTTCGACGATTTTGTGCTCCGGCCCGTGCTTATGGACACTCAAGAAGAACTGATCAACCTACGATGGCGCCAAAAGGACAGCGACTACACCTTCTGGCCCAGCCAGCTCTCAGACGGTTCAATTCGCTTCATGTGCCTGGTGACCGCCCTGCTCCAACCCGACCCGCCATCGACAATCATCATCGATGAGCCGGAACTAGGTCTGCATCCTTACGCAATCACTCTGCTGGGCTCACTGCTACGGTCCGCTTCCACACGAATGCAGGTGGTTGTTTCAACGCAGTCTGTCCCCCTGGTAAACGAGTTCTCTATCGACGACTTGATCATTGTCGAAAGAGAAAAGGGCGCGACCATCCTCAAACGGCTCGACGAAAAGGCGTTCGAAACATGGCTGGACGACTATTCGGTAGGCGAGCTATGGGAGAAAAATATCCTTGGCGGGAGGCCGCGCAAATGA
- a CDS encoding DUF4276 family protein, whose translation MIRVHVICEGQTEEMFINEVLAQAFQHLGIYLMPALIGKPGHKGGNFRFERLLTDVEKRLLGDRHAYCTTFFDFYGLPEEFPGKADAGNKNTMGEKADCLLEAMAKKLVDKLGDEAMRRFIPYVQMYEFEGLLFSCPRRLAAGINQPALEDRFVHIRNEFETPETINNSPMTAPSKRLQKLYAGYDKPLHGSLAAIEIGLPVIRAQCTRFDTWISQMEALQPLT comes from the coding sequence ATGATTCGAGTCCACGTCATTTGCGAGGGCCAAACAGAAGAAATGTTCATCAACGAGGTGCTGGCACAGGCCTTTCAGCACCTAGGCATTTACTTGATGCCCGCACTGATCGGTAAACCAGGTCACAAAGGCGGAAACTTCCGCTTCGAGCGTCTGCTGACCGACGTAGAGAAGCGCCTTCTCGGAGATCGCCATGCCTACTGCACCACTTTTTTCGATTTCTACGGCCTACCTGAAGAGTTTCCCGGCAAGGCTGATGCAGGTAATAAAAACACCATGGGCGAAAAGGCCGATTGCCTGCTGGAAGCCATGGCGAAAAAGTTGGTGGATAAATTAGGTGATGAAGCCATGCGTCGATTCATTCCCTATGTGCAGATGTACGAGTTCGAAGGTTTGCTGTTCAGCTGTCCAAGGCGGCTTGCCGCTGGGATCAACCAACCAGCCCTTGAAGATAGATTTGTACACATACGAAATGAGTTTGAAACACCGGAAACTATCAACAACAGCCCGATGACAGCGCCGAGCAAACGACTCCAAAAACTTTACGCGGGCTATGACAAACCGCTGCACGGCTCGCTCGCCGCCATTGAAATCGGCCTGCCCGTGATCCGGGCACAATGCACTCGATTCGATACCTGGATCAGTCAGATGGAAGCCTTGCAGCCGTTAACTTAA